The genomic window TGAGGCCTCTGATGCCTGAAGCACTCATTGAAATTTTCTGCGAAGAAATTCCCGCCCGCATGCAAAAGCGCGCAGCGGAAGATCTGCAGCGCATGATCACCGGTGATCTTGTGGAAGCTGGCGTCACCTATGAGTGGGCACGTATCCACTATGGCCCGCGCCGCCTGATGCTCGCGCTTGGTGGTTTGCCGGGTGCAGCACCCGACCGCAAGGAAGAACGCAAAGGCCCCCGCGTTGGTGCGCCTGAAAAAGCGCTTGAAGGCTTCCTGAAGTCTGCCGGGCTTTCCAGCGTGGATGAGTGCGAGCAGCAGGAAGACAAGAAAGGCGCGTTCTACGTCGCCGTGATTGAAAAGCCGGGCCGTCCGGTGCCGGACCTGCTGGCGGACATCATTCCCGACACTGTTCGAAAATTCCCCTGGCCCAAATCCATGCGTTGGGGCACCGGCACATTGCGCTGGGTGCGCCCGCTGCATTCCATCGTCTGCACGTTTGATGGCGAGGTCGTGCCGTTTGAAGTGGACGGCATCAAGAGCGGCAACACCACCTACGGCCATCGCTTCATGGCGCCGGACCCCATCAAGGTGCACCGGCTGGAAGACTATGAAGTCAGCCTTGATCGCGCCAAGGTGATGGTCGACGCAGAGCTCCGTATGCAGAGCATTCTGGCCGACGCCAAGACCCTGTGTCAGGCGCAGGGCCTTGAACTGGTCGAAGACGACGCCCTGCTGGCAGAAGTCGCAGGCCTTGTGGAGTGGCCCGTCCCACTTCTGGGCACGTTTGATGAAAGTTTCCTGGACGTGCCGCCGGAAGTGCTCACCAGCACCATGCGCACCAACCAGAAATATTTCGCCGTGCGCGATGCCGCCACCGGCAAGATGGCCGCCAAGTTTGTCTGCGTCGCCAATGTGGAAGCCGAAGACGGCGGCAAAGCGATAGCCGACGGCAATGGCCGCGTCCTCCGCGCCCGTTTCTCCGACGCCCGTTTCTTCTGGGACGAAGACAAGAAACGCACCCTCGACAGCCGCATCGAAGATCTCAAGAAAGTGGTCTTCCACGCCAAGCTCGGCACGGTGCATGACAAGTCTGAGCGCGTGGCCAAGCTCGCTCGCGAACTGGCTCCTAAGGTTGGTGCTGACCCGGACAAGGCCGAACGTGCCGCGCACCTGTCAAAGGCCGACCTCAGCACCGGCATGGTGTACGAGTTTCCGGACCTGCAGGGCATCATGGGCCGCTACTACGCCCTCGAAGATGGTGAAGATGCAGAAGTTGCAGATGCCGTGCGGGACCACTACGCGCCGCAAGGCCCGAATGACGACGTGCCGACGGCCCCTGTTTCCGTCGCTGTAGCTCTAGCTGACAAGTTAGATGTTCTGACTGGCTTTTGGGCGATCGATGAAAAACCAACTGGCTCAAAGGATCCATTTGCGCTGCGCCGAGCCGCTCTTGGCGTGGTGCGGCTTGTATTGGAAAACAAGGTCAGGACGGGCCTAGAGGGCATCTTCAATGTTGCTTGTTTCCATTGGTTTGAGAGCTTTCAGAGACAAGCGCATGTGCGGTCGACGCTCAGTGTTGAAGATGAAAAGCACATTGAGTTTGCGCGAAGGTGGGCCGCCGACAATAGCTCTCTTGATATATCTGTTATCGGTAATTCGAATGTCGTTCGGGTTTTGATGAACAGCATGGAAAACTGGCAGGTTGGCGGCGCGCGGACCTTCGTTTTCGATGAAGTGTTAAATGTTGATACGAACTATGTTTGGGCCGCAATCGAGCCTCATGTGCTGTTCGAACTTCAGCACCTTCGGGAGTTTTCAGATGATCTCCTCTCCTTCTTTGCCGACCGCCTGAAGTTCTACCTGCGTGATCATGGTGCCCGTCACGACCTCGTCGACGCTGTCTTTGCCATGGAAGGTCGTGACGACCTCTGGCTCATCGTTCAGCGCGTCAATGCGCTGTCTGATTTCCTGGCGACCGACGACGGCGCCAACCTGCTGGCGGGCTACAAGCGGGCAGCCAACATTCTG from Candidatus Phaeomarinobacter ectocarpi includes these protein-coding regions:
- the glyS gene encoding glycine--tRNA ligase subunit beta, which gives rise to MPEALIEIFCEEIPARMQKRAAEDLQRMITGDLVEAGVTYEWARIHYGPRRLMLALGGLPGAAPDRKEERKGPRVGAPEKALEGFLKSAGLSSVDECEQQEDKKGAFYVAVIEKPGRPVPDLLADIIPDTVRKFPWPKSMRWGTGTLRWVRPLHSIVCTFDGEVVPFEVDGIKSGNTTYGHRFMAPDPIKVHRLEDYEVSLDRAKVMVDAELRMQSILADAKTLCQAQGLELVEDDALLAEVAGLVEWPVPLLGTFDESFLDVPPEVLTSTMRTNQKYFAVRDAATGKMAAKFVCVANVEAEDGGKAIADGNGRVLRARFSDARFFWDEDKKRTLDSRIEDLKKVVFHAKLGTVHDKSERVAKLARELAPKVGADPDKAERAAHLSKADLSTGMVYEFPDLQGIMGRYYALEDGEDAEVADAVRDHYAPQGPNDDVPTAPVSVAVALADKLDVLTGFWAIDEKPTGSKDPFALRRAALGVVRLVLENKVRTGLEGIFNVACFHWFESFQRQAHVRSTLSVEDEKHIEFARRWAADNSSLDISVIGNSNVVRVLMNSMENWQVGGARTFVFDEVLNVDTNYVWAAIEPHVLFELQHLREFSDDLLSFFADRLKFYLRDHGARHDLVDAVFAMEGRDDLWLIVQRVNALSDFLATDDGANLLAGYKRAANILRIEEKKTGAVSGAASTELFAEKAESDLYAAIDAATGIAREAVAKEDFAGAMAALAKLRGPVDLFFDDVTVNADDPALRENRLKLLAQIRDALHTVADFSKVEG